AGGAGTCTTTGAAGCTTGAACCCGACCCGGATTGTCCGGGTCGGTTTCTCGTCTCCTTCACGTTTGATGCAACTGTCTCCGGCAGGTAGATAGATGAGATTTCCACTTCTTTAATTTCGTTGattcatttgaaaaaaaaaaaacaggatccTCTTCCTTGTGACCTTTGTAATAAATATTCTTGTCTGAATGTTAGTTAAAAGCTTATAGAAAGACTCAACCTTTTTTGATAAACAACAGGATTACAGTTATTTTTTTCGCTAAAGAATCCGAAGAATGCGTTCTCACAGCGACTAAGGAAGACGTTCTACCACCAATCACGATGGATTTCGAGGTAGGACTTGGTCAGAAGTTCAAACAGCCTTCTGGTACGGGGATAGACTTCTCTCTCTTTGAAGAAGCTGAGCTGTTCAAGGCTGCGGAAGCTGATGTTTATCCCTTGGCTGTGAAGGCAGAAGCGGCAGGGGCTCCTCCTTCGGGTGGTGATGGTGAAGAAGCGGAGAGTCTGGGGTCGAAGAATGCGCAGATCACTCAAGCGGTGTATGAGAAGGATAAAGGAGAGGTTAAGATAAGAGTGGTGAAGCAGATACTATGGGTTAACGAGACGAGGTATGAGCTGCAGGAGATTTATGGGATTGGGAATAGCGTTGATGGGGATGATGATTCGGCTGATGATGCTAATGATCCGGGGAAGGAATGTGTTATTTGTTTGTCTGAGCCACGTGACACTACTGTTCTTCCCTGTCGGCACATGGTAAGatcatcgttttttttttttagaatggCTGTGAGATCGATTCCCTGTACTGATGTGAAAAGTGTTTTGCGTTTGTGGTGGTAACAGTGTATGTGCAGCGGATGCGCTAAGGTGTTGAGGTTCCAGACAAATAGGTGCCCGATTTGTAGGCAGCCTGTAGAAAGGCTTTTGGAGATAAAAGTTCACGGTAATAGCGGAAGCGGGAATAATACTGAACAAGGAGGAACAGGTGAACAAGAGTAGTCAGAACACGGCCGAGTATGGATCGATTGTTACAACTTCCATCGatcatatatgtttatatatgcaTATGTTTTATATGTGTTGACAATAATACGTGTGATTGCTAATTATATAATACAGAAATTTCGACCTCGTCTCGATTCAGAATCACAATCCTTGAATATCATTAGTTACAAGAACGTTTGTTGCAGTTTCTTATTTAGCTAGTTGCTCAGCTGGAAGCTACAGTGGCAGAGGTATCTCTAAGTCTTAAGATCCAAGGTCGCTCTGTCCACCTGTGAGCGAGTTCAAGAAAGTTCAGATTACAACTGACGAAATTCGGACATGTTCGGTGTTTAATCTTCATGATTCATCAGAGGAACTTGCCTATCCAAGTTACTGCATGTATCAGTGTGGTGACATGGATCATCAGCTCAAGTACTGAATAAGGGAAGTGTGTTAATAGCTGCACGTTTAACGAACTCACCTAGTTTATATCATGTTCTTCATATCCCTTTCTctttaaaacatcaaaacagCCAAGGCAGATACTTGGATCAACGTTTCCAAAACTCATCAGCTCTGCAATTTCCGGGAACTTATCATAAAGTACAAATTCAACAATCTTAGATCTAAATCGATGCAAGATATTGAAAACACATTACAAAGTTTATGATTGACATATACTTACACTGGACTAATTAACCATCGTGACATTTTCTTGTAACCAACAAATGTTACTTGCGAATAGTTGATACAAATTTTAGTGAACATCATTTTCAGCGCAGACAAATATACCAGCTCAGTACATCTCCATAGATAATCTCAATAGGTGTTATGTGACTGTTGTTGTGTGTCTATTATTGGAGTCCAACTAACTGAGCATGTATTATGAGACccatcttgatttctttatTTAACTGTTTGTtgttcttttttcttatctatgTTTGTAACTAACTCATTTGATGCAAAAGAAACTCTAACAAATAGTAATAGAAAAAAGTGTTCATGAAAAATTAAGAACCTCAAATGTAAAATTTCTTCAACTATTAGACTACAAGCAAATAAATTACAGTTAAAATATTTGTCTGAGCGGCCTATACTGTTGATTTGCCACATCACCTCTCATCTTTCTTGTCAATGTTTCTTTCAACTTGTAGAAAATATTCAAggaaattaaaaagtaaagagATATGAATAACATTCAAGTTCATTACACTCATTGAAAACTATCTTGGAAATGAAAAAAAGACGCGAGGTTATTTTCTACTTTCAAGTAATTTTACTGTTTGACCAAAAGAGTTATAATGCACAACTTATGTGCAACTTTCccagttaatttttttggatgaaaTAGATTTCACAATTGGAATGTGTAAATACTTACAATTTGTTCTTTGACAGTCACTAAAAAGTTTTATAGTTTGTAAACCAactttctttttgaaataacacttaatgttcttattttatttcaaacatcaatGAAAGCAAATAGCTTGTGTTAACCTCTCCAAAACCAAGTTGGTAGCTAAACACTTAGTTCTAGAGACATATGAATAGCAAACAATACCAATGTTAACTTATTAGACGTTCAAGttgtttatttcaaatatatcacgttgatagttgaaaaaaatgtataatacatatatgaagACAACATGCatggaaaaaaaaagtcaacTCTTATTTCATTGATGTGTCGATGTATAATTCCTCCTTTAACAACCATGTTTTATCTTTGGATTTGTAGGACAGATTTACAGGACTTGGAGCTACCTCTACCGGTCTTGTTAGACGTCACTGACGCTTAGGAATGCTCTTGTGATCTACTTCCCTTTGAGGGTTAAAAGGTTTTCCAACCTACTATCTCTCACACTTGACTTTAGTATGTTACAAGTGGTAGTTGTAACTCTCTTAGGCTGGTCATAGAATTTGAATGTTATAACTAAACAAACTTATACATagtcataatttttaaaaaattaactattatttttatttgttatttatttttattttttggtcaacGTCTGAAGATTGGTAAAATAAGagattttgttatttgttttatggtttactTAATAGAGTGAAACCAAAGTTTGGTTCCTCAGAATTGTGACACAAGGACGAGAAGGTTTCTACTGCCATAAATATTGCGACTTGTATCAAATCTTCTGGCTGGCTGACATCTGAAAGTTGACTAATttgagtttttctttctttcgacAACAGAATATTAGATATCCATAGATGTGTTCACTTAgttaaaaacttatatttttataattgtttggctGGATATTCGTATTTATTCTATAGATTGTGCTGTCAAGCAAGTCAAAGTTTGTATTGTATCCtttcaccccccccccccccccccttgtCTCTCGTGAGACCATTGATACAGTTGACtaaatgtaaataaacaaaTGTACTCATAATAAAGTAATAATAGATCGGATCATATATGGAGCGAACATGTCCGGGAAAAGATACTTTAAAACcagaaaaaatagaaatggtGTCCCATGATAAGACCATAACCAGAAGTTAATATGGTacatatctaatctattaaaaaagaagtacATTTTGTAATTAACcctgattttttttcaataattaCCAACTAAGCCACTGATTAAAACACTGTAGTTTTACACTTTTGTTATCACATTAATTTTCTGAACCAAATAAATCGTTGCTATCTTTACTAAACCAATACTCATGCTAAACCAAATAAATCACTGCTCTTCTTACTAAACCATTATGTCCCGTACCGAATCTAATTAATTATGTTGAACCATCACATACCTTATATTAATATGAAACAAATACTCATGTAAACGTATGACCTCATCACCTACcttatattatatgaaaaacaaatactGATGTAAAGGTATGACCAGTCGTAAACCAATACTCATGTAAACCTGTAGCCAAACGATTGATCATAATTAAGATAAGTCCATGTTTCTTCATAGCAAAACaattatagacaaaacaattgGAAATCTATTGTGCAGAACAATATTGTGTACAATGATTAAATCAAGCTTTGGTTTATCGGTTTTATGGTTCTACTAATATTATAATTTCGACATTTTCGATCTAATCAAGGTATTGTTTATCAATTTTAGTGTTTACCGAAGttataatttcttatttttaaaaaaattcttggtTATGTTAGTTAGTATATTGTAGATatcattagattttttttgtgttcagAATTGAAagtaaaatattctttttttttgcagcaactaaaatattctttttccttCCAAAACTCAATACTATTCAAATAATGATTCCTACTTCCATGGACATTAACAGTAGAAAATCAGAACACAATATTcttcaattcaaaaaaataatcacTTTTTCTTATTTCTACGCAATCACCATATTAAAAAAGGTATCTATTAATTAACACAATCATCATCTAAtctgttaaaaaaattacaaataagaAATAGTCCTAAGATTTACCATTTATTTACAATAGAATGTCGCTAGAGTAATTAATAAACTTACATTTAATTATTCTTTGTctttgtaattttattaatgCATTTACTAAATTGATTATTAATTTCATTTCCTAAATCTAATGTACAATTTTTAAATTCTATTAATGCATTTTCTAAATTGAATATTAACTATTAATTAACTACCCACATGAATATAGTgttactataatatatttacgtTAATAtattatgcaattttttttttttaaaacttttatgcaATTTTCatccaaaattatttgatatgatattaaACAATTCTACAATTGTTTAGTTTGTGTAAGATTCTCAGCGATTTTTGGCTGAAGATTATATATGTGATACTTGGAAGTagggtattttttttatttctatgtaATTATATGCCcaataaatttgttattttctatTAAACTAAGTAAGCATTGTTTCATAGAAAatccaaataataattttcctaaaacgttaatttaaataatttagtaagcTTTGTTTCATTAATATCAATTTCATtggaatattttaataataattttcttcaaaCGTTAATATATCAAGTTTAACTAGGTTTTAATAATAAACCCAACTAAATCAAATATGCATTGAAATTTAGAAACTATATTTGATGTACAACCACTAGAAGAacaatctttcaaatataaattgAGATTTTCAACAAAATCAGACATCTATTCTAACGGTTCTAACAGAGCCGTTGGTCAAATTTATTGGGTCAACACAAATCTGTTTTGGAAACAACTTGGATTCAGCTTAGTAAAGAAGTCATGATTTAACTGATCCAATTGGTCGGTTCagtttttaaaacattcaaTATCAATTTATTTGCTTAAATATCTAAGAACAGTATATTAACACAATGTAAACAAACCTAAAAAAGATAATGAATCTTAAtttgatctttaaaaataaaaataatacccGTGCGGACGCACGGGTCAAACTCTAGtactatttaaaaaacattcttagtaaaaatattttattttaagaatgtTTTCATTTTGATGGATTACTGCATGAAATGATAGATAAGAATTGAATGACATATATCTAGTTatgtaataatttattttcgGAAGTTCTGAATATTGACGTTGTAATCTTTGatatttattaatgaaatatgtttGTTTGCCGTAAAAAAGATTTGAATGACAATTGTACATTGCATACTTGTTTACATGTTAAGTTATTTTGCTACGTACAAATATCTATGAAATGGACGAAGTTATTGATCTACCAATTACAAAGTAGCTCATCAAATCTAGAACAAGAAAAAATTTCCAAACGTAACCACAGACTCTTGCTAGAAGATTACACAGCAACTTCTGTCCGCTGTCTCTCTCTAGTTTAGTTAACATATACCTCTTCTTTAGTCTATTATGTGCAGataaatgataaaaacaaa
This region of Brassica napus cultivar Da-Ae chromosome C5, Da-Ae, whole genome shotgun sequence genomic DNA includes:
- the LOC106452764 gene encoding probable E3 ubiquitin-protein ligase LOG2 gives rise to the protein MGNISSSGGDRRRRRRSNTLPTAAPPPPPPPPPATEPPPNRIVFAAATPYPNPNPNQHYHQYPGYYPPPPGTMLPSPYDHHHHYPPPPPPPPPHPYHHPHPWTAGGRYPYAGAMVPQPQPCVEHQKAVTIRNDVNLKKESLKLEPDPDCPGRFLVSFTFDATVSGRITVIFFAKESEECVLTATKEDVLPPITMDFEVGLGQKFKQPSGTGIDFSLFEEAELFKAAEADVYPLAVKAEAAGAPPSGGDGEEAESLGSKNAQITQAVYEKDKGEVKIRVVKQILWVNETRYELQEIYGIGNSVDGDDDSADDANDPGKECVICLSEPRDTTVLPCRHMCMCSGCAKVLRFQTNRCPICRQPVERLLEIKVHGNSGSGNNTEQGGTGEQE